In the genome of cyanobacterium endosymbiont of Braarudosphaera bigelowii, one region contains:
- the carA gene encoding glutamine-hydrolyzing carbamoyl-phosphate synthase small subunit — MDIMKGEPALLVLADGTFFEGLSFGAKGTVMGEVVFNTGMTGYQEVLTDPSYYGQIVNFTFPELGNTGINYDDLESDKPYVFGVIAKDITYCPSNWRSIESLPDYLVRHGIVSIYGIDTRQLTRKIRSMGAMNGIISTEVLDKEVLISKLQSAPSMEGLNLVEKISTSTIYHWSIPTDKKWEFIADKSKSIEDLLTVIVVDFGVKRNILKRLVSHGCKVIVVPLDTSFNDILSYNPDGIFLSNGPGDPASVTEGIDLVKLLIKAEIPIFGICMGHQILSLALGGNTFKLRFGHRGLNQPCGLNEKVEITSQNHGFAVSRESLNKDIEISHFNLNDDTIAGIYHKKLPFFSVQYHPEASPGPHDADYLFTKFIKLMKQYRAKSNE, encoded by the coding sequence ATGGACATAATGAAAGGAGAGCCCGCTTTATTAGTACTAGCCGATGGCACATTTTTTGAAGGTTTATCATTTGGCGCAAAAGGTACAGTTATGGGAGAAGTTGTATTTAATACAGGAATGACAGGATATCAAGAAGTCTTAACAGATCCAAGCTATTATGGTCAAATTGTAAATTTTACATTTCCTGAATTAGGTAATACAGGAATAAACTATGATGATCTGGAGTCCGACAAACCTTATGTTTTTGGTGTGATTGCTAAAGACATTACATATTGTCCAAGTAATTGGCGTTCAATAGAATCTTTACCAGATTATTTGGTTCGCCATGGAATTGTAAGCATTTATGGCATTGATACTAGGCAGTTGACTCGTAAAATAAGATCCATGGGAGCAATGAATGGAATTATTTCTACAGAAGTATTAGATAAAGAAGTTTTAATATCCAAGTTGCAATCTGCTCCTTCAATGGAGGGGCTAAATTTAGTTGAGAAAATTAGTACTAGTACAATTTACCATTGGTCAATTCCTACAGATAAGAAATGGGAGTTTATAGCCGATAAAAGTAAGTCTATTGAAGATTTGCTAACTGTTATAGTAGTTGACTTTGGAGTCAAACGAAATATCTTAAAGCGTCTAGTTAGCCATGGATGCAAAGTCATTGTTGTTCCTCTTGACACATCGTTTAATGATATTTTGAGCTATAATCCTGACGGTATTTTTCTTTCTAACGGTCCCGGTGATCCAGCCTCAGTTACTGAAGGTATAGATCTTGTAAAATTACTTATTAAAGCTGAAATACCTATTTTTGGTATTTGTATGGGACACCAGATTCTAAGTTTAGCTTTAGGAGGCAATACGTTTAAATTAAGGTTTGGTCATCGTGGACTGAATCAACCTTGCGGATTAAATGAGAAAGTAGAGATTACAAGCCAAAATCATGGATTTGCTGTATCCAGAGAATCATTAAACAAAGATATAGAAATTAGTCACTTTAACTTAAATGACGATACTATCGCTGGGATATATCATAAAAAATTACCTTTTTTCTCTGTTCAATACCATCCAGAAGCAAGTCCCGGACCCCACGATGCTGATTACCTGTTTACAAAATTTATTAAGCTTATGAAGCAATATAGAGCCAAATCTAATGAGTAA